Genomic segment of Cereibacter sphaeroides 2.4.1:
ACCGGCGGCCCCGCCATCACGGGCTTTCCCGAGACCTGGGCCTGGATCGGGGCGGGCAAGATCCTCGGGCTCGCCACGCCGCTCTGGGTGCTGATCGTGGTCGCGGGGCTGGTGGCGCTGCTGCTCGCCCGCACCACGCTCGGCGTGAACCTGATGCTCATGGGCACCAACCCGCGCGCCGCGATCTTCGCGGGCATCCGCTCGGGCCGGATGATCCTCTACAGCTACATGCTGACGGGGATGCTCGCGGCCGTGGCGGGCGTGCTGCTCTCGGGGCGGACCAACTCGGCCAAGGCGGATTTCGGCGCCTCCTACCTGCTGCAGGCGGTGCTGATCGCGGTGCTGGGCGGCACCAATCCCGCCGGCGGCAAGGGCCGGGTGCTGGGCGTGCTGCTCGCGCTCGTGGCGCTGATGCTGCTCTCGTCGGGTCTCCAGATCATGCGGGTATCGAACTTCCTGATCGATGCCGTCTGGGGCGCCTTCCTCGTCATCGTCATCGCCATCAACTACCTGAGGTCGCGGAAATGACCGAGATCCATATACCCCTGCCCCGCGACGCCTTCCCCGACCGGGGCGAGCGGCCCATCGCCAGCGGCGCGGGCTTCACCGCCACGGCCTTCCGCTATCCGTCGGGCGTCGAGGCGCTGCGGCTGACGAATGCGCGGGGCGCGGTGACGCTCCTGCCCTTCCTCGGGCAGATGATCTGGGACGCCGAGTTCGACGGGCGCCGCCTGACCATGGGCAATGCCTTCGACGGCCCCCGCGCGGGCGGCTCGATCCTCGAGACCTACGGCGCCTTCGCCTATCATGCGGGCCTGCTGCGCAACGGCACCCCCGGTCCGCAGGACGATCATCCGCTGCATGGCGAGATGCCGGTGGCGGCCATGGACAGCGCCCATCTGATCTTCGGCACCGATGGGCAGGGCCCCTTCGTCGAGCTCGGCGGGCACCGCGATCATGTGGTGGGCTTCGGGCCGAACTACCGCGCCACGCCGCGGGTGCGGCTCCATGCCGAGGATGCGCTGATCGCGGTCGAGATGGCGGTCGAGAACCGCTCGGCCCATCCGATGGAGCTCATGTACATGCTCCACGCCAATTTCGACTTCGTGACCGGCGGGCGGATCGTGCAGGCCGCGCCCTTCACCCCCGAGCGCACCGAGGTGCGCCGCGCGGTGCCGGGCCACGTCACCCCCACGCCCGAGTTCCTCGCGCTGCTGGAGGATCTGGCCGTGAACCCTGCGCGGATGGAGCGGCTGACCGAGCCCGACCTCTATGCGCCCGAGCAGGTCTTCTACATCCGCGACCCCGGCACCGACGCCCGGGGCCGCACCCGGATGCTGATGGAGCTGCCGGCGGGCGGCGCCTTCTCGGTCGCCTGGCGGCCCGAGGACCTGCCCTTCTGCGTCCGCTGGATCCTGAACGACGGCGATGCGCAGGTGGCGGCCTTCGCGCTGCCCTCGACCTGCGAGCCCGAGGGCTACACGGCCGAGAAGGCCAAGGGCCA
This window contains:
- a CDS encoding ABC transporter permease — translated: MASNTETRPLLSRLLGRDAAVAQLIVITLLIFVAMTALNPDKFLRYYNFESLTYIAPELGILSVAMMIAMLTGGIDLSIVGVANLAAIVAGVYFRIPAVSEATAAGGAGLVLHTAAAVLIALVVGLAAGGLNGVLIARLRIIPILATLGTGQIFAGLALVLTGGPAITGFPETWAWIGAGKILGLATPLWVLIVVAGLVALLLARTTLGVNLMLMGTNPRAAIFAGIRSGRMILYSYMLTGMLAAVAGVLLSGRTNSAKADFGASYLLQAVLIAVLGGTNPAGGKGRVLGVLLALVALMLLSSGLQIMRVSNFLIDAVWGAFLVIVIAINYLRSRK
- a CDS encoding aldose 1-epimerase family protein; translated protein: MTEIHIPLPRDAFPDRGERPIASGAGFTATAFRYPSGVEALRLTNARGAVTLLPFLGQMIWDAEFDGRRLTMGNAFDGPRAGGSILETYGAFAYHAGLLRNGTPGPQDDHPLHGEMPVAAMDSAHLIFGTDGQGPFVELGGHRDHVVGFGPNYRATPRVRLHAEDALIAVEMAVENRSAHPMELMYMLHANFDFVTGGRIVQAAPFTPERTEVRRAVPGHVTPTPEFLALLEDLAVNPARMERLTEPDLYAPEQVFYIRDPGTDARGRTRMLMELPAGGAFSVAWRPEDLPFCVRWILNDGDAQVAAFALPSTCEPEGYTAEKAKGHVRLLGPGESARFPVTLGWLGPTEVAAARADIDTMRKG